In the genome of Hyphomonas sp. Mor2, one region contains:
- the ftsA gene encoding cell division protein FtsA, whose amino-acid sequence MATSTQRLKPRHVGKAGTVVAALDIGCSKIACLIGRVDPGSRAGFAFMGGGRQQSRGFNGGSISDIEALERSIRLAVEDAEREAGERIDRVILGVTGPKVDSQLAEAEIELGQREITSRDVQKVWAQALGKMIPKERELLGAYPVMYGVDDQDDIRDPVGMIGDRVRVLLNVVTAPKSLVKNLKECVQRAHLAVERIVPSALASGAGTLIDDEIENGAVCIDFGGGVTSVSVFMNGAPAWLDLVKVGGARVTGDIAQGIGTTFAAAERLKTLHGTADIEGPGMAERIEAPRLGDDGRLKAGRMTRGDLTSIIAPRIEELFEMVQAHLTASPLRPILPRRTVLTGGASQLAGVRELAAEVLKQPVRLGRPIDADILGDNYGNPAFSTAAGLISYELKGFADASRAGGAAALTGGPAGRGVITKALNWIRENF is encoded by the coding sequence ATGGCGACGAGCACGCAAAGATTGAAACCGAGACACGTAGGCAAGGCGGGCACGGTGGTCGCGGCGCTGGATATTGGCTGCTCGAAGATTGCTTGCCTGATCGGCCGTGTGGACCCGGGCAGCCGCGCCGGATTTGCCTTCATGGGCGGCGGACGCCAACAGAGCCGCGGCTTCAATGGCGGCTCGATCAGCGATATTGAGGCGCTTGAACGCTCGATCCGTCTGGCGGTCGAAGATGCCGAACGTGAAGCGGGTGAGCGCATTGATCGCGTCATCCTGGGAGTGACTGGCCCGAAAGTGGACAGTCAGCTCGCGGAAGCGGAAATCGAGCTGGGTCAGCGTGAGATCACCAGCCGCGATGTCCAGAAAGTCTGGGCTCAGGCGCTTGGCAAGATGATTCCGAAAGAGCGGGAATTGCTCGGCGCTTATCCGGTCATGTATGGCGTCGATGATCAGGACGATATTCGCGATCCGGTCGGCATGATTGGCGACCGCGTGCGTGTTCTGCTCAATGTGGTCACCGCGCCAAAGTCTCTGGTCAAGAATTTGAAAGAGTGCGTGCAGCGGGCGCATCTGGCCGTCGAACGCATCGTTCCGTCTGCTTTGGCCAGCGGCGCTGGCACCTTGATCGACGATGAGATCGAGAATGGCGCCGTCTGCATTGATTTTGGCGGCGGCGTCACTTCAGTGTCGGTCTTCATGAATGGCGCACCGGCCTGGCTCGACCTGGTCAAGGTGGGCGGCGCCCGTGTCACGGGCGATATTGCGCAAGGCATCGGCACAACCTTTGCCGCGGCCGAGCGCTTGAAGACACTGCACGGGACGGCCGATATCGAAGGCCCTGGCATGGCTGAGCGAATTGAAGCGCCGCGTCTCGGCGATGATGGCCGTTTGAAAGCGGGCCGCATGACCCGCGGCGATCTGACCTCGATCATCGCGCCGCGCATCGAGGAATTGTTTGAAATGGTCCAGGCGCACCTGACCGCCAGTCCGCTGCGTCCGATTCTGCCAAGACGGACCGTACTCACCGGCGGCGCCAGCCAGTTGGCAGGGGTCCGGGAACTCGCCGCTGAGGTGTTGAAACAGCCGGTTCGCCTCGGGCGCCCCATCGATGCTGACATTTTAGGCGACAATTACGGTAATCCGGCCTTTTCCACAGCGGCAGGTCTGATAAGCTATGAATTGAAGGGGTTTGCCGATGCTTCACGGGCAGGGGGAGCAGCGGCGCTTACCGGAGGTCCCGCCGGGCGTGGAGTGATTACAAAGGCCTTAAACTGGATCCGCGAAAATTTTTGA
- the lpxC gene encoding UDP-3-O-acyl-N-acetylglucosamine deacetylase — protein sequence MGRVEYQTTLKTPVICAGIGVHSGERARMVIKPAPVNTGIRFRRVDQDSQNDILARGDHVTEVQLGTTLTNEDGASVATVEHFLAACAGVGLDNVLVEIDGPETPIMDGSSAVFCELFLNAGLQAQTALRRRIRILDTIEVRDGIKWARLSPSPDNVLTLKAKIEFETKAIGTQQMSLRLAPGLFARDIAFARTFGFARDVETLKAMGFARGGSLDNAVVIDGDEVVNPEGLRSDDEFIRHKLLDAVGDLMLAGAPIAGAYEAYQPGHAMNNKLVRALLERPDAWCWETDADLVDDHTALQAATA from the coding sequence TTGGGACGAGTAGAGTATCAGACGACACTGAAAACGCCTGTCATATGCGCAGGTATCGGCGTGCATAGCGGCGAACGTGCGCGCATGGTGATCAAACCTGCGCCGGTGAATACCGGAATCCGGTTCCGCCGCGTGGATCAGGACAGCCAGAACGACATTCTTGCGCGTGGGGATCACGTCACAGAAGTCCAGCTGGGAACAACCTTGACGAATGAGGACGGCGCCAGCGTCGCCACAGTCGAGCATTTCCTGGCCGCTTGCGCAGGTGTCGGGCTCGACAATGTCCTGGTCGAGATCGATGGCCCTGAAACGCCTATCATGGACGGTTCATCCGCAGTCTTTTGCGAGCTATTCCTCAATGCAGGACTCCAGGCGCAGACCGCTTTGCGCCGCCGCATTCGCATTCTCGACACGATTGAAGTGCGTGACGGTATCAAATGGGCGCGTCTATCTCCTAGCCCCGACAATGTGCTGACTCTGAAGGCCAAGATCGAGTTTGAGACCAAAGCGATCGGCACCCAACAAATGTCGCTGCGCCTGGCCCCTGGCCTGTTCGCGCGCGATATCGCCTTTGCCCGCACGTTCGGTTTTGCGCGTGATGTTGAGACCTTGAAGGCCATGGGCTTCGCTCGCGGAGGATCGCTCGACAATGCCGTCGTGATTGATGGCGACGAGGTGGTGAACCCGGAGGGCCTGCGCAGCGATGACGAGTTTATTCGCCACAAGCTGCTGGACGCAGTGGGCGACCTGATGCTGGCGGGTGCGCCGATTGCAGGTGCCTATGAAGCCTACCAACCGGGCCATGCCATGAACAACAAGCTGGTTCGTGCCCTATTGGAGCGACCAGACGCCTGGTGCTGGGAAACCGACGCGGACCTTGTGGATGACCACACCGCCTTGCAAGCGGCAACCGCTTAA
- a CDS encoding cell division protein FtsQ/DivIB: MPRAKGKKKAPEPELYLERTQISSVIFGLVMVVAMIVAGAALLGGSLSQMGQRWGSAMDGVSRSVGLSVDTVEVIGLEHVPAVARQIKASAMVEPGENMFRADPHLIRRRVEDTRLVANVRVYRLWPDTVMIYADAAEPMALWNDGAAWTVVDNFGRLMPKVRPQDHLDLIKTVGAGGPEAAPALEKAFLVMPGLRAEVDHARRVAGRRWDLVLRSGALVKLPNDEQITPSVLSFARLNEAGELTHRALKEIDLRVSGRVFLTPAQTEMGGAA; the protein is encoded by the coding sequence ATGCCGCGAGCAAAAGGCAAAAAAAAGGCGCCTGAACCGGAACTCTATCTGGAGCGAACCCAGATCTCTTCGGTGATTTTCGGCCTCGTCATGGTCGTCGCCATGATCGTGGCAGGCGCAGCCCTGTTGGGCGGTTCCCTCTCGCAAATGGGACAGCGCTGGGGCAGCGCCATGGATGGCGTCTCGCGCTCGGTTGGCCTGTCGGTCGACACGGTTGAGGTGATTGGCCTCGAGCACGTGCCGGCGGTTGCTCGCCAGATCAAGGCCTCGGCCATGGTTGAGCCCGGCGAGAACATGTTCCGCGCCGACCCGCACCTGATCCGCCGCCGGGTCGAAGACACCCGCCTGGTCGCCAATGTTCGCGTCTACCGCCTGTGGCCCGATACGGTCATGATCTATGCGGATGCCGCTGAGCCAATGGCGCTGTGGAATGATGGCGCGGCCTGGACCGTGGTCGATAATTTCGGCCGCCTGATGCCCAAGGTCCGCCCGCAGGACCATCTGGACCTGATCAAGACGGTCGGCGCCGGCGGGCCAGAAGCGGCCCCGGCTCTGGAGAAAGCCTTTCTTGTGATGCCCGGCCTGCGCGCCGAAGTGGATCATGCGCGTCGCGTCGCGGGTCGCCGCTGGGACCTGGTCCTGCGCTCCGGGGCTTTGGTCAAGCTGCCGAATGACGAACAGATTACACCCAGCGTGCTGAGCTTTGCGCGCTTGAATGAGGCCGGGGAGCTGACGCACCGAGCCCTCAAGGAAATCGACTTACGCGTCAGCGGGCGGGTGTTTCTGACCCCCGCACAGACCGAGATGGGAGGGGCCGCATAA
- the murC gene encoding UDP-N-acetylmuramate--L-alanine ligase: protein MKPSPTPFPLGPAHLVGIGGIGMSGIAEIMINLGYQVQGSDMKDSANVQRLREKGATVHIGHVAENVTGTSAVIISSAIKDDNVEVQAARAAGIPVVRRADMLAEIIRLKWTVAVAGTHGKTTTTTMVAALLDGAGIDPTVINGGIINAYGSNAKAGDGDWIVLEADESDGTFMKIRPTIAIVTNMDPEHMEHYGSMEALRAAFDTYVGNIPFYGFGVLCTDHPEVAAMVARVSDRRIITYGYNRQADVRAVNLQPSTEGVTFDVMIRSKLNADERVIEQVFLPMAGEHNVSNALAAIAVAVELGATNDQLRDSLKAFGGVKRRFTSVGEWNGVKIIDDYAHHPVEIEACLKAARAIQGQGRVIAISQPHRFSRLQDLFEEFAQCYREADIAVITPVFAAGETPIDGVDHVHLVESMQGHGHKQAQPLDDLETLPELIRELAEPGDMVVCMGAGSISAYANGLIERLDS, encoded by the coding sequence ATGAAACCCAGTCCAACACCCTTTCCGCTCGGTCCCGCTCATCTTGTCGGTATTGGCGGCATTGGCATGTCCGGTATTGCCGAGATCATGATCAATCTTGGCTATCAGGTGCAGGGCTCGGATATGAAGGACAGTGCCAATGTCCAGCGCCTGCGGGAAAAGGGGGCGACGGTCCATATTGGCCACGTTGCCGAAAACGTCACCGGCACCAGCGCGGTGATCATTTCCAGCGCGATCAAGGATGACAATGTCGAGGTCCAGGCCGCACGTGCGGCTGGGATTCCGGTGGTGCGCCGCGCGGATATGCTGGCTGAAATCATTCGCCTGAAATGGACCGTCGCAGTCGCTGGTACGCACGGCAAGACGACGACCACGACCATGGTTGCGGCTCTCCTCGACGGGGCAGGGATCGATCCGACCGTGATCAATGGCGGCATCATCAACGCCTATGGTTCGAACGCCAAGGCCGGCGATGGGGACTGGATCGTGCTCGAGGCTGACGAGTCTGATGGCACGTTCATGAAGATCCGCCCGACCATTGCCATCGTGACCAATATGGATCCTGAACACATGGAGCATTACGGCTCCATGGAGGCGCTACGGGCGGCGTTTGATACCTATGTTGGCAATATCCCGTTCTATGGGTTTGGCGTGCTCTGCACCGATCATCCCGAAGTCGCCGCCATGGTGGCGCGCGTGTCAGATCGCCGGATTATCACCTATGGTTATAACCGCCAGGCCGATGTCCGCGCGGTGAATCTGCAACCTTCGACCGAAGGCGTCACGTTCGATGTGATGATCCGCTCGAAACTGAACGCTGACGAGCGGGTAATCGAGCAGGTCTTTTTGCCCATGGCAGGGGAGCATAATGTTTCCAACGCGCTTGCCGCGATTGCAGTCGCGGTTGAGCTTGGCGCCACCAATGATCAGCTGCGCGATAGTCTGAAGGCCTTTGGCGGCGTGAAACGTCGATTCACGTCGGTCGGGGAATGGAATGGCGTGAAGATCATTGATGACTACGCTCACCACCCGGTCGAGATCGAAGCCTGCCTGAAAGCCGCACGCGCGATCCAAGGGCAGGGCCGTGTCATCGCGATCTCTCAGCCGCACCGCTTCTCGCGCTTGCAGGATCTGTTTGAAGAGTTCGCGCAATGCTATCGCGAGGCCGACATTGCTGTGATCACGCCGGTCTTTGCGGCCGGTGAGACGCCGATTGACGGAGTCGATCACGTGCATCTCGTTGAAAGCATGCAGGGTCATGGCCACAAACAGGCCCAGCCGCTGGACGATCTGGAAACCTTACCAGAACTGATCCGCGAACTGGCCGAACCCGGCGATATGGTCGTGTGTATGGGCGCGGGGAGCATCTCGGCCTATGCCAACGGACTAATCGAGAGGCTCGATTCCTGA
- the ftsZ gene encoding cell division protein FtsZ, which produces MTKELKPRIVVIGVGGAGGNAVDNMIEANLQGVEFYVANTDAQAMRRSKTENRIQLGPETTSGLGAGARPEVGEASAEESMSEILEALEDAHMVFVAAGMGGGTGTGAAPVIAKAAHDKGILTIGVVTKPFGFEGAHRMTTAESGLARMKDAVDTLIVVPNQNLFRIANERTTFAEAFRMADDVLYSGVRGITDLMIMPGLINLDFADVRTIMKGMGTAMMGMGEGEGEGRALEAARCAIDNPLLDDVSMKGAKGVLINITGGYDMTLFELDEAANEIRREVDADANIILGSTFDAELEGRIRVSVVAAGVAVEEAIIAAPIRQAPVIAAEDPAPVVVTPQVAPAPEPEIDTRPDFRGRELPAAHVEAQSGNDTVSAEAAFAKPVAASPAGFSNLFGWRREDTVGDNDDEEDRESIVSTPEDHPKPAAFDDADLEIPAFLRRSANN; this is translated from the coding sequence ATGACGAAAGAACTCAAACCACGAATTGTCGTTATTGGCGTTGGTGGTGCCGGTGGAAACGCTGTCGATAATATGATCGAGGCGAATCTGCAGGGCGTTGAGTTTTACGTCGCCAATACCGATGCGCAGGCCATGCGGCGCTCGAAAACGGAAAACCGTATTCAACTCGGTCCTGAGACGACCTCCGGCCTCGGCGCTGGAGCGCGTCCGGAAGTTGGCGAAGCATCTGCTGAAGAATCGATGTCCGAAATCCTGGAAGCCCTGGAAGACGCGCACATGGTCTTCGTCGCAGCCGGCATGGGCGGCGGAACCGGAACCGGTGCTGCACCCGTCATTGCAAAGGCTGCGCATGACAAGGGCATTCTGACGATTGGCGTCGTCACCAAGCCGTTCGGCTTTGAAGGCGCACACCGGATGACGACGGCAGAAAGTGGGCTGGCCCGCATGAAGGATGCCGTCGACACGCTGATTGTTGTGCCCAACCAGAACCTGTTTCGTATCGCCAATGAGCGCACGACGTTTGCCGAAGCCTTCCGCATGGCCGACGACGTGCTCTATTCCGGCGTTCGCGGCATTACCGACCTGATGATCATGCCGGGCTTGATCAATCTCGACTTTGCCGATGTCCGCACCATCATGAAGGGCATGGGTACGGCGATGATGGGCATGGGCGAGGGCGAAGGCGAAGGGCGCGCGCTCGAAGCTGCACGGTGCGCCATCGATAATCCATTGCTCGACGATGTTTCGATGAAAGGCGCCAAGGGCGTACTGATCAATATTACCGGCGGCTATGACATGACGCTGTTCGAACTCGATGAAGCCGCCAATGAAATCCGCCGCGAGGTTGACGCGGATGCGAACATCATTCTCGGCTCCACGTTCGATGCTGAGCTCGAAGGTCGAATTCGGGTCTCTGTTGTGGCGGCAGGCGTTGCCGTGGAAGAGGCGATCATCGCTGCGCCGATACGTCAGGCGCCTGTCATCGCTGCCGAAGATCCAGCTCCGGTCGTGGTGACCCCGCAAGTCGCGCCTGCGCCGGAACCAGAGATTGATACCCGTCCGGATTTCCGCGGTCGCGAACTGCCAGCAGCCCATGTTGAAGCCCAATCCGGCAATGACACGGTCAGCGCAGAGGCTGCCTTTGCCAAACCCGTTGCCGCCAGTCCGGCTGGTTTCTCAAACCTGTTCGGATGGCGCCGCGAGGACACGGTTGGGGACAATGATGATGAGGAAGACCGCGAATCCATCGTGTCGACTCCAGAGGATCATCCCAAGCCAGCCGCGTTTGATGATGCAGATCTCGAAATTCCGGCCTTCCTGCGCCGCTCCGCCAACAATTAA
- the murB gene encoding UDP-N-acetylmuramate dehydrogenase, with amino-acid sequence MVFNPESLPPLRGKLIQDAPLAPYTWFRVGGNADALFLPADDADLAAFLKALPEDVPVTVLGVGSNTIVRDGGIDGVVVRLMGRYWGEVRHKDTAVSARAGALDLSVAKAAARAGIAGLSFLSGIPGSIGGAVRTNAGCYGHELSDVVTAVDGISRAGAPVTLQRKDIGFSYRHTDFASNIIVTQLHLAGSGMGDPDALAGEIEAHQQRRAETQPIKDKTGGSTFANPDPPGTPEARSSWKLIDAAGCRGLRVGGAMVSEKHCNFLINTGAATAADIEALGELVRARVLEHSGVDLRWEIRRIGRIQTG; translated from the coding sequence ATGGTTTTTAATCCTGAGTCGCTGCCACCCCTGCGGGGCAAACTGATCCAAGATGCACCGCTGGCGCCCTATACCTGGTTTCGCGTCGGAGGGAATGCAGATGCTCTGTTCCTGCCCGCTGATGACGCGGATCTTGCCGCGTTTCTGAAAGCGCTACCAGAAGACGTACCCGTGACCGTGCTTGGCGTTGGATCAAACACGATTGTGCGCGATGGCGGCATTGACGGCGTCGTGGTGCGTTTGATGGGGCGCTATTGGGGCGAGGTGAGACACAAGGACACCGCTGTGAGCGCCCGCGCCGGGGCGCTGGATCTGAGCGTCGCCAAGGCCGCCGCCAGAGCAGGCATTGCCGGGCTTTCCTTCCTGTCAGGTATCCCGGGATCGATCGGCGGAGCAGTGCGGACAAATGCCGGATGCTATGGCCATGAACTGAGCGACGTGGTCACTGCGGTCGACGGCATCAGCCGTGCTGGTGCGCCCGTTACATTGCAACGCAAGGATATCGGCTTCTCCTATCGCCATACAGACTTTGCCAGCAATATCATTGTCACGCAGTTGCATCTGGCCGGTAGCGGCATGGGTGACCCTGACGCACTGGCGGGTGAAATCGAGGCGCATCAACAGCGCCGCGCCGAGACGCAACCGATCAAGGACAAGACCGGTGGGTCGACCTTCGCCAATCCGGATCCCCCGGGCACGCCGGAGGCGCGGTCGAGCTGGAAACTGATCGACGCGGCTGGGTGCCGGGGCTTGCGTGTTGGCGGGGCTATGGTCAGCGAAAAGCACTGCAATTTCCTGATCAATACCGGTGCGGCGACCGCCGCTGATATTGAGGCGCTTGGCGAATTGGTGCGGGCCCGCGTCCTGGAGCATTCCGGCGTCGATCTGCGTTGGGAGATTCGCCGCATCGGTCGGATCCAGACGGGCTAG
- a CDS encoding TonB-dependent receptor plug domain-containing protein, which translates to MKCAFLAGLAVSLPLSAPAQTISQPGEDTRTYSPSDFQQFAPRTALDMVSQIPGFSISESDTDQRGFGQAQENVLINGQRISSKSTSARDALDRIPAENVERVEIVEGATLDVPGLSGQVANVVAKSSGITGTWNYRQRYRENLPPAYRWGDITINGQNGALAWSLGLEAEPARGTASGRENVFDGNGTLIQFREEEARFIGEGTGINGSLNWTPRNGHIANFNVEYSVWNPDELVTSKFFSPDGAPVAITEFTFEEDEWDSEVSGDYEFGLGPGRLKLIGLQRNEHSPTAVQLLFADIAGPNTSNDIFERETDESESILRSEYSWTGANNSDWQISLEGAYNTLENEARLFTGTTIDAPTNMVVTDPGTRVEEKRAEAFVTHSRQLNPKLRMQVSLGAEQSEISSDGANGQTRSFTRPKGSASLAWDAKDNLKINLSLERQVGQLDFFDFVDNVDVDQGDDQTGNVDIVPDQRWRLALEAERDYGTWGALTAEVFYDEIEDLIDQVPIGLGEGPGNIDSASRIALEIEGTLKLDNLGWTGAQLEYETFLQDTFLDDPLTGATRDFNDTTIHFYELNFRHDIPNTDWAWGVNYEKFLASPTFRRDARLSFVQPQGFAWAFIEHKDIFGMTGTVYFANLLDADEKFTRVVYSPDRNGAVSRVEDRNRNFGNILTLRLKGSF; encoded by the coding sequence ATGAAATGCGCATTCCTCGCCGGGCTGGCGGTCAGTCTTCCCCTCTCTGCACCCGCACAGACCATAAGCCAGCCGGGCGAGGACACCCGCACATATTCACCATCTGACTTCCAGCAATTCGCCCCGCGGACCGCGCTCGACATGGTGTCACAAATCCCCGGATTCTCGATTTCTGAAAGTGACACGGACCAACGCGGCTTTGGACAAGCGCAGGAAAATGTCCTGATCAACGGGCAAAGAATCTCCTCCAAGTCCACCAGCGCCCGCGATGCGCTCGATCGGATCCCGGCCGAGAATGTTGAACGGGTCGAAATCGTCGAAGGCGCAACTCTGGATGTCCCCGGCCTGAGCGGACAGGTGGCCAATGTTGTTGCAAAGTCGAGCGGCATCACGGGCACCTGGAATTATCGCCAGCGTTATCGCGAGAACCTGCCGCCTGCGTATCGATGGGGCGACATCACGATAAATGGTCAGAATGGCGCGCTGGCCTGGTCGCTCGGCTTGGAGGCAGAGCCCGCACGCGGGACGGCCAGCGGCCGCGAGAATGTGTTTGATGGCAACGGAACGCTGATACAGTTTCGCGAGGAAGAGGCCCGGTTCATTGGGGAAGGAACAGGTATCAATGGCAGCTTGAACTGGACCCCGCGGAACGGGCACATCGCCAACTTCAATGTCGAATACAGTGTCTGGAATCCCGATGAGCTTGTCACCAGCAAATTCTTTTCCCCGGATGGCGCGCCTGTCGCCATTACCGAGTTCACGTTCGAGGAGGACGAGTGGGACAGCGAAGTCAGTGGCGACTATGAATTCGGCCTGGGTCCGGGACGTCTGAAGCTGATCGGCTTACAACGCAACGAGCACAGCCCGACAGCCGTCCAGCTCCTGTTCGCGGATATTGCCGGTCCCAATACGTCAAACGATATTTTCGAACGCGAGACAGATGAAAGCGAGAGCATTCTGCGCAGCGAATACAGCTGGACCGGCGCGAACAATTCAGATTGGCAGATCTCTCTGGAAGGCGCTTATAATACACTCGAGAATGAAGCCCGCCTGTTCACTGGCACAACGATTGATGCACCGACGAATATGGTCGTAACCGATCCAGGCACGCGCGTGGAAGAAAAGCGGGCCGAAGCCTTCGTCACCCATTCCCGTCAGCTCAATCCGAAGCTGCGAATGCAGGTCTCTCTGGGCGCTGAACAATCCGAGATTTCATCGGACGGCGCGAACGGCCAGACTCGGTCTTTCACGCGCCCCAAGGGCAGCGCCTCGCTGGCCTGGGATGCCAAGGATAATCTCAAAATCAACCTGTCACTCGAGCGACAGGTCGGACAGCTCGACTTTTTCGATTTTGTCGACAATGTCGATGTCGACCAGGGCGACGACCAGACCGGCAATGTCGACATTGTCCCCGATCAACGCTGGCGGCTGGCGCTAGAGGCAGAACGCGACTATGGCACCTGGGGTGCGCTGACAGCCGAAGTGTTCTACGACGAAATTGAAGATCTGATCGATCAGGTGCCGATTGGGCTCGGCGAGGGTCCGGGCAATATCGACAGTGCCTCACGAATTGCGCTCGAAATCGAGGGTACTCTGAAACTCGACAATCTCGGCTGGACCGGCGCCCAGCTTGAATATGAGACCTTCCTCCAGGACACGTTCCTGGACGATCCGTTGACCGGGGCCACGCGCGATTTCAACGATACGACAATTCACTTCTATGAATTGAATTTCCGCCACGACATTCCGAACACAGATTGGGCGTGGGGCGTCAATTATGAAAAGTTCCTCGCTTCGCCAACCTTCCGGCGCGATGCACGCCTCAGCTTCGTTCAGCCCCAGGGTTTTGCCTGGGCGTTCATCGAACACAAGGATATTTTTGGCATGACCGGGACGGTCTATTTCGCAAACTTGCTGGACGCCGACGAGAAGTTTACCCGGGTGGTCTACTCGCCCGACCGAAATGGGGCCGTCAGCCGGGTGGAAGACCGCAATCGCAATTTTGGAAACATCCTGACCTTGCGCCTGAAAGGCAGTTTCTAG
- a CDS encoding UDP-N-acetylglucosamine--N-acetylmuramyl-(pentapeptide) pyrophosphoryl-undecaprenol N-acetylglucosamine transferase yields the protein MSDKPLVVIGAGGTGGHMFPAAAFAEEMATRGWEVGLISDSRGLRYAEKFPADWKMEVQAASPNLRKPWTLPGTAMKLRAGVNTAARKFKRENKPALVAGFGGYPAYPALSAGRRLGIPLLIHEQNAVLGRVNRTFANKAAVVASGFERLDRLPGGANHQPIGNPVRAPIAAMRDVPFPSMEGELTVFITGGSQGARILGEAIPLALANHIPAPLRARLHVVQQVREEQMHQVRAIYDKVQMNATLQPFFSDMPDRLAAAHLVIARSGAGTVSEIAAVGRPSILIPLKIAMDNHQEANAEGLVEAGGADMLLEDNLYPNLLGELIALRLNDANDLAVRAAAAKALGNVRAAQDLADMAEQISAR from the coding sequence ATGAGCGACAAACCCCTTGTTGTGATCGGGGCAGGCGGGACCGGCGGACATATGTTTCCTGCCGCTGCCTTTGCCGAAGAGATGGCGACCCGCGGCTGGGAGGTTGGCCTGATCAGCGATAGCCGCGGCCTGCGCTATGCCGAAAAGTTCCCAGCCGACTGGAAGATGGAAGTCCAGGCGGCGAGTCCGAACCTGCGCAAGCCCTGGACGCTGCCAGGGACGGCGATGAAGCTTCGCGCGGGTGTGAATACGGCGGCTCGGAAATTCAAAAGGGAAAACAAACCTGCCCTGGTGGCCGGATTTGGCGGGTATCCCGCTTATCCCGCCTTGTCGGCGGGGCGACGGCTGGGCATTCCATTGCTCATCCATGAACAGAACGCCGTCCTGGGCCGGGTGAACCGGACGTTTGCGAACAAGGCGGCGGTGGTCGCCTCCGGGTTTGAGCGCCTTGATCGCCTGCCGGGTGGCGCCAATCACCAGCCGATCGGCAATCCTGTACGGGCACCGATTGCCGCCATGCGCGATGTGCCCTTCCCAAGTATGGAGGGGGAACTCACGGTCTTCATCACGGGCGGGTCGCAAGGCGCGCGCATTCTCGGTGAAGCCATCCCGCTGGCATTGGCCAATCACATTCCAGCGCCGCTGCGCGCCCGCCTGCATGTTGTCCAGCAGGTGCGCGAGGAACAGATGCATCAGGTTCGCGCGATCTATGACAAGGTGCAGATGAACGCGACGCTGCAGCCCTTTTTCTCGGACATGCCCGATCGACTGGCCGCGGCGCATCTGGTGATTGCACGTTCCGGTGCCGGGACCGTCAGCGAGATTGCTGCGGTCGGACGCCCCTCCATCCTGATCCCGCTCAAGATTGCCATGGACAATCACCAGGAAGCCAATGCCGAAGGCCTCGTCGAAGCGGGCGGCGCCGACATGCTGCTGGAAGATAATCTTTATCCCAATTTGCTTGGAGAGTTGATCGCACTGCGATTGAACGATGCCAACGACTTGGCGGTGCGGGCGGCGGCAGCTAAAGCGCTTGGGAATGTGCGCGCGGCGCAGGATCTCGCAGATATGGCTGAGCAAATCTCGGCGCGCTGA